In the genome of Patescibacteria group bacterium, one region contains:
- a CDS encoding response regulator: MAKKILIVEDDKFLRELIAQKLIKEGYDIVEAVDGEKGIKSVKEEKPDLILLDLILPGIDGFEVLAKIKEDPVLSQIPVIILSNLGQKDDIERGLKIGAVDYLIKAHFTPGEIIEKVKAVLK, from the coding sequence ATGGCAAAAAAAATTTTAATAGTTGAAGACGATAAGTTTCTTCGGGAGTTAATTGCTCAGAAACTTATAAAAGAAGGTTATGATATTGTTGAAGCAGTGGATGGAGAGAAGGGAATAAAAAGCGTTAAAGAGGAAAAGCCAGATTTAATTTTGCTAGACCTTATTTTACCGGGGATAGACGGATTTGAAGTTTTAGCTAAAATAAAAGAAGACCCAGTTCTATCTCAAATTCCAGTGATTATTTTATCAAATCTCGGACAGAAAGATGATATAGAAAGAGGGTTAAAAATTGGAGCGGTTGATTATTTGATTAAAGCCCACTTCACCCCAGGAGAAATAATCGAAAAGGTTAAGGCCGTCCTTAAATAG
- the mutM gene encoding DNA-formamidopyrimidine glycosylase: protein MPELPEVETTVRGLRTKVLSRTFIDVWTDTKKIIKKPKDFEEFRKQLKGKKIQKIWRRGKNIIFGLSKDYSLLIHQKLTGHLLVGYWILDNGYWKPKEKGLLEEKINTYIHLLFTLDNRKMLALSDLRKFAKVELWRTEDLKNSKELKSLGPEPLEKSFTFEKFKEVLENKKGKVKQVLMNQEIIAGVGNIYSDETLWAAKVHPFRDVSKLKEEELKRIYQALKKILKKAIKLRGESISDYRDPAGRKGKFDKIRKVYRREGERCSRCGTIIQRKKIGSRSCHFCPKCQKL, encoded by the coding sequence GTGCCGGAGCTTCCTGAAGTAGAAACAACAGTAAGAGGTTTACGAACAAAGGTCCTTTCGAGGACCTTTATTGATGTGTGGACGGATACTAAAAAAATAATCAAGAAACCAAAAGATTTTGAGGAATTTAGGAAACAACTCAAAGGTAAAAAGATTCAAAAAATTTGGCGGAGAGGAAAAAATATTATTTTTGGACTTTCCAAAGATTATTCTCTTTTAATCCATCAGAAATTAACCGGCCATCTTTTAGTTGGATATTGGATATTAGATAATGGATATTGGAAACCAAAAGAAAAAGGTCTCTTAGAAGAGAAAATTAACACCTACATTCACTTATTGTTTACATTAGATAATAGAAAAATGTTGGCTCTTTCTGATTTAAGGAAATTTGCCAAAGTTGAGTTGTGGAGAACAGAAGATTTAAAAAATTCAAAAGAACTGAAAAGTTTGGGGCCAGAGCCCTTAGAAAAGAGTTTTACCTTTGAAAAATTTAAGGAAGTTTTAGAAAATAAAAAAGGAAAAGTAAAACAGGTTTTAATGAATCAAGAAATTATTGCTGGAGTGGGAAACATTTATTCAGACGAAACATTATGGGCAGCGAAAGTTCATCCATTTAGAGATGTTTCAAAATTAAAAGAAGAGGAACTCAAAAGAATCTATCAAGCCCTCAAGAAAATTCTCAAAAAAGCAATTAAGCTTCGGGGGGAAAGCATTTCTGATTATCGGGACCCGGCTGGCCGAAAGGGAAAATTTGATAAAATAAGAAAAGTTTACCGAAGAGAAGGAGAAAGATGTTCCCGTTGTGGAACAATTATCCAAAGAAAAAAAATCGGCAGCCGCAGCTGTCACTTCTGCCCTAAATGCCAAAAATTATAA
- a CDS encoding HAMP domain-containing histidine kinase, which yields IRVNFILEITTVPVIVKEKKVGTLVILHNVTREKLVDRMKSEFVTLAAHQLRTPLSAVKWSLMMLLDEDLGKLNKEQKSFLQDTYKTNEKMISLVNSLLNVSEIEEGKYLSKIVLSSIEDIIQSIVDAHKKEMEKRKLRFEFKKPREQLPKLMLDVEKMKIAIKNIFDNALKYTLPGGKVSISLKGDEKEIEVQIQDTGVGILQYQQGKVFTKFFRGANIIKMETEGTGLGLFISKNIIEAHGGRIWFESEEGKGSTFYFTIPVKERFGEFLTEEFY from the coding sequence AAATTAGAGTAAATTTTATTTTAGAGATAACCACTGTGCCGGTGATAGTCAAGGAAAAGAAAGTTGGCACTTTAGTTATTTTACATAATGTTACTCGAGAAAAATTAGTAGATAGAATGAAAAGTGAGTTTGTTACTTTAGCTGCCCATCAGTTAAGAACTCCTCTATCAGCAGTTAAATGGAGTTTAATGATGCTTTTAGATGAAGATTTAGGAAAGTTAAACAAAGAACAAAAAAGTTTTCTTCAAGACACTTATAAAACAAACGAAAAGATGATTTCCTTAGTTAATAGTCTTTTAAATGTAAGTGAGATTGAAGAGGGAAAATATCTTTCTAAAATAGTTCTCTCAAGTATTGAAGATATAATTCAATCCATAGTAGATGCCCATAAGAAAGAGATGGAAAAAAGGAAACTCAGGTTTGAATTTAAAAAACCAAGAGAACAATTGCCTAAACTTATGTTAGATGTTGAAAAAATGAAAATTGCTATTAAGAATATTTTTGACAATGCTCTAAAATATACTCTTCCCGGAGGCAAGGTTTCAATTTCTCTGAAAGGGGATGAAAAGGAAATAGAAGTTCAGATTCAAGACACCGGGGTAGGAATTCTTCAATATCAACAGGGGAAAGTATTTACTAAATTCTTTCGAGGTGCTAATATAATAAAAATGGAGACCGAGGGGACTGGACTTGGACTTTTTATATCCAAGAATATTATTGAAGCTCACGGAGGAAGGATTTGGTTTGAATCCGAGGAAGGGAAGGGTTCAACTTTCTACTTTACTATTCCGGTAAAAGAAAGATTTGGCGAGTTTCTAACCGAGGAGTTTTATTAA